The Deferribacterota bacterium nucleotide sequence GAAGAAATTGGCGTTGACATTAAACTTATTCAGACTGAGGCAAATGTTGGGAATTTTAACGTTGATATTCTTGCAGAAGAAGAAATTTCTGGTAAAAAAATAGTTATTGAAAATCAACTTGAAGATACTAACCATGACCATCTTGGCAAACTTATTACCTATGCGTCAGGCTACGATGCAGAAATAATTATTTGGATCGTCCGAGATTACAGAGAGGAACACAAAAAAGCGATTGATTGGTTAAATGAACATACGGACGAAAATATTAATTTCTTTTTGATAAAAATTGAGCTTTGGCAAATTGAAAATTCAAATCCAGCTCCAAAATTTGAAATTATTATTAGTCCAAATGAATGGGCAAAAACAATTAAAAAAGCTACGGCAAGCAGAGAATTAACAGATACAAAAATCCAACAACTGGACTTTTGGGAGAAATTTAGAGATTTTGTTCGAGAAAATGATACGCAAATCCGCTTGCGGACGCCTCGCCCATCGAGCTGGTACGATATTAGTATGGGAACTTCCGAAACTCATATTGCCTTAACCATAAATTCACGAGATAATTTGCTCGGTTGTGAGATTTATATTAAAGAAAACAAAGATTTATTCAGGTTTTTACTTGAGAGAAAAGAAGAAATAGAAAAGGAAATTGGTAAAGTCGACGAATGGGTAGATGCACCGGTTGCTTCAATAATAAGAATCAAAAAAGAAGTCTCTAATGTTTTTGATCAAAATGAAGCTGAAAATTATTTTATTTGGTTATACGAAAAAATGGTTTTGTTCCGACGAATTTTCTGGAGGTATTTTAAAGAGTTTAAAAATTTAAGAAATTAGCCAACAAGCAAGGCAAAGCCAAGTAATCCCACAAAGCTGGATTAAAAAAACTTGAAATCGCCCTTTTAGCATCTGCTTCAAGGTGTGGCTGGCGGAGGTGGAGGATCGAACCCCGACTTGCGAAGTCAGAAGATGGCGTTAATATGCGGAAAATCTGACTTGCGAAGTCAGAGGATTGCTGCGAAGTTGGGAGATTGTAAGAGAATTATGAAGTATATTTAACAAAATTTTAATTTATAAAATTGGGTAAGTAGAGTATAATAATATCAAACAGGGTATAATAGTATTAAGTACGTGCGGAAAATAAAAAATAAATATATATTAATTTTTATGCAAACATCAAGAAATGAGGCAATCAACATGATTAAGAAAATCAATTATGTTTTGATATTTCTTGTTTTTGTGGCATTTCTTGGCACCAATGCAATTTACGCAGAGGATACTACAGTCTATCCCACCCTACCAGGAACTAACATTAGGGATTACAGTCAACCTGGAGTCAAGATTAAAGGCGACATGATGTATCCAACAATGCCAGGGACTAATATCAGAGACTATTCCAAACCAGGATATAAGATAGAGGGTGATATGGTATATCCAACACTACCAGGAACTAGCATCAGGGACTATTCCAAACCAGGATTTAAATATGAATCAAAATAATCAGATCGCTAAATAAGGCGCTATCCAATATATCAATTATGCTCTGCTATATTACCATGCGTTTATACATTATCATTAAAAGAAAATAAAAAAAATATGAATGTAAATATCTTTGTTTCATCAACATTTTCATTAATAACGGCGTGGCTTTCAGCAATAATTAACCCTATAGCCACCTTCACAATAAAATACACTATACAAGGAGGCATGTAATGAATAAGCTAGTTGTTTTCGTTGGATTTCTATTGTTTACTATTCTTTCTGTTGCCGTTGGGGATAGTTTCCGTTGCGGAAACCAAGTCGTCAGTACAGGCGATTTAAAAATGGAAGTTCTCAGCAAATGTGGGCCTCCAGATGATTCAGAAATAGTTTCGTATGACACAACAGGCTCTGTATCAAAATCTACATCTAAAAGTAAGACCTTTTCAGCAACTACAAAGAAAGTGGAAAAGCTATATTATAATTGCGGAAATGGAAAGTTTATTCGGGTGTTAACGTTGATTGATGGGAAAGTAGTGAGTATTGAAAATGATGGGTATGGCACAGGACCTCAAAAGTGCAATTGATATAGACAAAGAATAAAGCATAGCAACCTGAAGTTGGGAAAAATTCAAATTCGTGAGATGGTTGAAATGGCGTATTTATGCGGTAAATCTGACTTGCGAAGTCAGAGGATTGGTAACTTGCGAAGTCGGTAGATTAGAATATTTAACTCTAGATAAATTTACTCTTTTAAATTTGTATAGATTTATTATTATATGAGGTGACAGGGGCTGCAATAGTGGATATACAAACCCCATCAGGCCCGAAAGGG carries:
- a CDS encoding DUF4268 domain-containing protein; the protein is MNYEQKLAILKKVDLREVFGPETDFTKWLAQQENLNLLSEEIGVDIKLIQTEANVGNFNVDILAEEEISGKKIVIENQLEDTNHDHLGKLITYASGYDAEIIIWIVRDYREEHKKAIDWLNEHTDENINFFLIKIELWQIENSNPAPKFEIIISPNEWAKTIKKATASRELTDTKIQQLDFWEKFRDFVRENDTQIRLRTPRPSSWYDISMGTSETHIALTINSRDNLLGCEIYIKENKDLFRFLLERKEEIEKEIGKVDEWVDAPVASIIRIKKEVSNVFDQNEAENYFIWLYEKMVLFRRIFWRYFKEFKNLRN
- a CDS encoding DUF2845 domain-containing protein, whose product is MNKLVVFVGFLLFTILSVAVGDSFRCGNQVVSTGDLKMEVLSKCGPPDDSEIVSYDTTGSVSKSTSKSKTFSATTKKVEKLYYNCGNGKFIRVLTLIDGKVVSIENDGYGTGPQKCN